Proteins co-encoded in one Papaver somniferum cultivar HN1 chromosome 5, ASM357369v1, whole genome shotgun sequence genomic window:
- the LOC113280997 gene encoding transcription factor TCP20-like, translating into MEPREGGGGININPHSKSKSKQTQIVEMEETHNHKAASEVKDFNIVVAGDQKDDQQQASLKKQLAPKRSSNKDRHTKVDGRGRRIRMPALCAARIFQLTRELGHKSDGETIQWLLQQSEPSIISATGTGTIPASVLAAATASVSQHGISVSVGLGGGDIHGSASRNHHWNLMASSNRSQAHGNSTNTNTASGLWPHHHHHTVSEFESGYVPTSGPSTSNLGTETSNFAPRIGFHGFEIPGTNLGPMSFSSMWGGTNQQIPGLELGLSQDGHIGVLNPQALNQFFQQQQQLQQQQQQLQQQQQQHQQQQHQQHEHEQQQQQQQQQQSSKDDSQDSDN; encoded by the coding sequence ATGGAACCTagagaaggaggaggaggaataAACATAAAcccacattcaaaatcaaaatcaaaacagacccagattgttgaaatggaagaaacccataatcataaaGCAGCATCAGAAGTTAAAGATTTCAATATAGTAGTAGCAGGAGATCAGAAAGATGATCAGCAGCAAGCAAGTTTAAAGAAGCAATTAGCACCGAAAAGAAGTTCAAATAAAGATAGACATACTAAAGTTGATGGTAGAGGTAGAAGAATAAGGATGCCAGCTTTATGTGCTGCTAGAATCTTTCAATTGACAAGAGAATTAGGTCATAAATCTGATGGTGAAACCATCCAATGGTTGTTACAACAATCTGAACCATCTATTATTTCTGCAACTGGTACTGGGACTATTCCTGCATCTGTtcttgctgctgctactgcttctGTATCTCAACATGGGATTTCTGTTTCAGTTGGTTTAGGAGGAGGAGATATTCATGGTTCTGCTAGTAGAAATCACCATTGGAATTTAATGGCTTCTTCAAATAGATCTCAAGCTCATGGTAATAGTACTAATACTAATACTGCATCTGGTTTATggcctcatcatcatcatcatactgTTAGTGAATTTGAGTCAGGTTATGTGCCTACTTCTGGACCATCTACATCCAATTTAGGTACTGAAACCTCAAATTTTGCACCCAGAATTGGGTTTCATGGGTTTGAAATTCCTGGTACTAATCTGGGGCCAATGAGTTTTAGTTCAATGTGGGGTGGTACTAATCAACAAATTCCTGGTTTAGAACTTGGTCTTTCTCAAGATGGACATATTGGGGTTTTAAATCCTCAAGCATTGAACCAATTCtttcagcaacaacagcaacttcaacaacaacaacagcaacttcaacaacaacaacagcaacatcaaCAACAGCAGCATCAACAGCATGAGCatgaacagcaacaacaacaacagcagcagcagcaatcttCAAAGGATGATTCTCAAGATTCAGACAATTAG